A window of the Cuculus canorus isolate bCucCan1 chromosome 3, bCucCan1.pri, whole genome shotgun sequence genome harbors these coding sequences:
- the HTR1E gene encoding 5-hydroxytryptamine receptor 1E, with the protein MNFTNCTTEANVAVKPKTVTEKMLVTLTLATITTLTMLLNSAVIAAISTTKKLHQPANYLICSLAVTDLLVAVLVMPLSITYIMIDKWTLGYFICEIWLSVDMTCCTCSILHLCVIALDRYWAITDAIEYARKRTAKRAGLMIVTVWTISIFISMPPLFWRNRHSISIPSECRIQHDHVIYTIYSTFGAFYIPLTLILILYYRIYHAAKSLYQKRGSSRHLSNRSTDSQNSFASCRLTQTFCVSDFSTSDPTTEFDKINASVRIPPFENDLDLAGDRQQISTTRERKAARILGLILGAFILSWLPFFIKELLVGLHVCTVSPEVADFLTWLGYVNSLINPLLYTSFNEDFKLAFRKLIRCREHT; encoded by the coding sequence ATGAATTTCACAAATTGCACCACTGAAGCCAATGTGGCTGTGAAGCCAAAAACAGTAACTGAAAAGATGCTTGTTACCCTGACCTTGGCCACAATCACAACCTTGACTATGCTGCTGAATTCTGCTGTAATTGCAGCAATCTCTACAACCAAAAAGCTCCACCAGCCGGCAAATTATTTAATATGTTCACTAGCTGTGACAGATCTCCTTGTTGCTGTTCTCGTCATGCCCTTGAGCATCACTTACATAATGATAGATAAATGGACTTTGGGATACTTCATCTGTGAGATCTGGCTTAGCGTCGACATGACCTGTTGCACGTGTTCAATCCTTCATCTGTGTGTCATTGCTCTGGACAGGTACTGGGCAATCACAGATGCTATTGAATATGCCAGAAAAAGAACGGCAAAAAGGGCTGGTCTGATGATAGTTACAGTGTGGACGATCTCCATTTTCATATCAATGCCCCCTTTGTTTTGGAGAAATCGCCACAGCATCAGTATTCCCAGTGAGTGTCGCATTCAGCATGATCATGTCATCTACACCATTTATTCAACATTCGGAGCATTTTACATCCCCTTGACTTTGATCCTGATCCTGTACTACAGAATTTACCATGCTGCAAAGAGCCTTTACCAAAAGCGGGGCTCAAGCCGCCACCTCAGCAACAGGAGCACTGACAGCCAAAACTCCTTTGCCAGCTGCAGGCTCACACAGACATTCTGTGTCTCAGACTTCTCCACGTCTGACCCAACCACGGAGTTTGATAAAATCAATGCATCCGTGAGGATCCCTCCTTTTGAGAATGACCTGGACCTGGCTGGCGACCGGCAGCAGATCTCCACAACACGGGAACGAAAGGCTGCTCGCATTCTGGGCCTGATTTTAGGTGCTTTCATTTTGTCCTGGTTGCCCTTTTTCATCAAGGAGCTGCTTGTGGGCCTCCACGTTTGCACTGTCTCTCCAGAAGTAGCGGACTTCTTGACCTGGCTGGGATATGTCAACTCTCTTATCAACCCTTTGCTGTACACTAGCTTTAATGAAGATTTCAAGCTGGCCTTTAGAAAGCTCATCAGGTGTCGAGAACATACTTAA